Below is a window of Phocoena sinus isolate mPhoSin1 chromosome 2, mPhoSin1.pri, whole genome shotgun sequence DNA.
ggcatgtgggatcttagtttaccaaccatggatcaaaccTGTGcgccctgcaatggaagcatggtgtcttaatcactggaccgccaggaagtcccagcacttacttttaaaaaaagattaattaattaacttattttggctacgttgggtctttgttgctgcacatgggattttgctagttgtggtgagcaggggctactctttgttgtggtgcacgggcttctcactgcggtggcttctcttgttgcagagcacaggctctaggcacgcaggcttcaatagttgtgatgcacgggctcaacagttgtggatcgtgggctctagaacacaggctcagtagttgtggctcacgggcttagttgctccgtggcatgtgggatcttcctggaccagggctcgaacctgtgtcccctgcattggcaggcggattcttaaccaatgcatcACCAGGGATGACCCTTATTTTGGAACATTTTATAATCTGTAACAGAAACCCTGTACCCGCTAGTGGTCACACCCCATTCCCTACCACCACCACTCCCAGCattaggcaaccactaatccactttgtgtctctatagatttacctattctggacatttcatacaaattgaatcatataatatgaagccttttgtaactggcttctttcacttacatgttttcaaggttaatccatgttgtggcatgaaTCACTACtttgttccttcttattgctGAAAAATATTGTATGGCTACATCatattttacttatccattcaccagttgatggacatttgaatatgaataatgctgctgtgaacattcatatgGACATATGTGGATGTATGTTCTCACTTCTCTTGGGAAtagacctaggagtggaattgttgggtcagatgataactctatatttaacattttaaggaactgccaaattattttccaaagcatctgcaccattttgcatccctACTAACAATGTTTATAACTATTGAAATTAAACAGATACTCTTTTTAAAGAACCCTAGACTGTTTCAGGTAGACCATAGTAGTTATTCAGTAACTGTTGAATAAAAGGATGAATGGGGTGGTTTGAGTAGGGTGAGGAGAGGAACTGAACATGGGAAATAGAGTGGGAGATGGGTGAACCCGACAGCTAACTGTCACCCCAGCACCAGCTAGCTAGGCTCCTCTGAGCCCCGTGTGattcccaaacaggatcaaccaaCTCCTTCTGAGCCTGAGATCGACCTGGAGGCTCTCATGGAACTATCCACAGAGGAGCAGAAGACTCAGTTGGAGGTAGAATGGGGGGCCAGGCCCCgggcccaggggttgggggatggaagCTGGGCTTGGACCAAGGGGAGCCCAAGAACCCAGGTTCTGCCTCCCCATCTGTGTGTGGAGAACCAATTCAGAGGGGAGAATTCCTGGGAGACTGATTGGGGACTCGTGACAAAGTGCTGTGGCTCGGGAACCCACTCTCTGCTTTCTTCTACCAGGCTATTCTCCAAAACTGCCCCCGCCCCACAGAGGTAAGGGATGCTCTGTTAGTCTGGGGGTAAGAGGAGGCCCAGCGGGACGGCAGCTAGCGAAGAGGAAAGCTTGGTCCTGggtccttctccccttccctgacTCTGAAGCGATGGGGTCAGGTGGAGACTAGGGAGAGCAGTGTGGTGGGTGGGTGTGACCCCATGCCTTGATCTCACCCGTGTTTCTTTCTCAGCCTTTTATCTCTGAGCTGCTCAGTCAACTCAAGAAATTTCGGAGACTCAGTCGGCCTCAGAAATAAGCCTTGTGAGACTACCTTCATCAGCTTCAGCACTGCCAGGTCTGCCCTGAACCCCTGGGTCCTGAGCTGAGAGGGAAACAGCTCCTTGGGACACAGACAAGGAACATGGAGAGTGAGGAGGGACATTTGGACACCCCCGTCTATGTGCAGTCACAGCTAATTCCTGTCAGCTGGGCTTTCTGGGAGCCAGTCATGGCTATGGCCCAGTGCTTTCCTCGGCAGCCGAGTGAATAAAACCTTGAGGAGCCCCAGCTGAATGGAGTGTGGAGCATATCTGTGctgagggatggaggagggagggattgaAGTGTTATACCATAAGGCCAGCATCCTGAGTCACTAGTCTGCATCCACATGCCTCACCcatctgtccatctatccatccatccacccagggCTTGAGAATTCAAAGATAAAGGTCACAGTTCTGCATCAGAGAAATTACCATCAAGCAAGACCTGGAGGCCAAGCAGAAGGCACCTGGCTAAGAGACACAGCATCCTGACATCACCAATAGGAACCCAAGTGGCAAAGACCCATAGGAGAggtaacaggaaaaaaactagCTGGGTTTGGGGGCCTCAGGGAAAGCTAAACCCTCTTCCCTCACTAAATGATTCAGGAGACCTCAGGCTGAGGACTCTTTCTTGAACCAGCTCCAAgccagaggcagaaagagaaaaagcaggggCTAAGCAGAGGGGTATAAAGGGTATAGGCTCAGAGGCCAGGAATCAGGTCAGAAGGAAGTTGGTGGGAACAGACACTGGGTCTGAATGGCATGTGGGTTGGGACAGGAGCCCTGGAGGTGCATCCTTTAGGAGTAAGGCAGGAAGCAGGGTATGCATTCACTGCTTGTGCATGCAGTGTTTGAGTATGGTGGGGCCTGGGGGCTAAGCTGGGCTGCCCAGAGCAGGATGCacagttcagttcagttcagtaGTATGAATATTCATGCCTACTGCGTATGAGGCCACCAGGATGGGTGGGACTGTTCCTGCCTGCAGAAGCCTGCAGGATGGCTCAAGCCTTTTCCTCACTCTACAGGACTGGACTTAACAGCCTACTCTGCTCTTGCCACCTCTCCAAGGCCTAGGCTCAGGGCCCACAGGGTTCTATAGATAAAAGATGCTGGGTCCAATGAATCAACATACTTTATTAAATGCTCTAAGTGCCAGTAGAGGGCCCTGGACCCTTGAGCAAGTTTCAGGACTCCTCCTTGGATTCAGGCTGGTCTTTCCCATCATGCCTCTCACTCCTAGTCCAGACTTCAATGCTGGAGGCTCCAGACTTCTGCCTTCCCTCTGGCTCCTCCAGTCATCGTCTCCAATGGAGAATCCTTCCTCCTTCCAGGGACGGAGGCTCAGGAAAGAGCGCATTCATAAGCAGTCTAGCCTGACATGTTCTCCCATCAGATGCCCTGGAGGGCACCCCAGCTTGTGTGACTGCCTGTAGGATGGCCTTCCCGGGAGGACCAGGGTTCCCTCAGTGCTCTCGGCTTTTATGCTGGGGGTGGTAGGCAGATGTCTGGTGCTCTTTAAGGTCAAAGGCATCATGGCCTTCCCTGTGGAGCACAGATAGAGGTCAGGGATCACAGGTGGCCCCGCAACTCTCCCAGCCCCAAAGAACATTCCACCTGCACCCACCGGAAGCAGCGGACACAGTAGAGGTCTCCGTCACAGCTAGCACAGCGCAGGGTGGCATCCTCATTGCAGATACAGCACCAGGGGAGCTCCTCTTCCTCAGCCTCAGGCCTGGCGGCCACGGCCTGAACATTTGGAGAGCAGGGAGGAATGGGGGACATAAGGTACCCGATGGGGTCTGGGAGGGCGGCTGGAGGAACAGTCggccaggcagggagggaggctgtgGTGGCGGCCCAGGGGTCTGTGTCTGGGGTTTTCCTCACCTCAGGCTCTGCCCTGCAGGATTGGGCTTGGGGTCGGAGAGCTGGCTCTGCAGGGATGTTAAAGCCACTTGCCTCATCCAGGGCAGCTTCTTCAGTGAGCTGTGGACAGGGCGAAGACGTACAGCTCCCCACTCCAGGCAGCCCCGCCAACACACAGTATTTCTGCGCTCTGTGGCCTTAGCTCTTAACCCATCTTCCTTtatgttgtctgtggctgctgaTACCCCATCTCAAGGGCCCAGGGGCAGGTCTGTGTCACAGGGGCAGGGGGGCCCAGCTAGAACAGGAGCTGCACAGTGACTAGCCATCGAGCCCCAGAGTGGAGGCAGAGTGAATGGGGTCAGGTGGGTGGTGGGGCAGTGTGGCAGGGACAGGACAAGGGGTGGTCGGGTGGGTAAGGCGGGGCCGACCTGCTGAAGGACTCTCTGGATGGCTGTCTCCTCATCCTCTTCGTCATCACTGTCTGGAAGGCGGTAGTCCTGTAGGGTCACTTGAAGAGGGAGAGACGGGAGCAGGGGAAGAGGAGTGAGGTTGAGAGCTCACCTGAGTGGCTGTACTTCTGCCCCCAGCAGAGGTTTGGTTTCCAGTGGCACGTGTTCCACAACTGAGCAGCCTTTGCAGCCATTCTGATCAGATCCTGCCCCACCATGCTGGGCTGGAGGGCATGAACAGAAGGCTCCGTACCTGAAGGGACCCAGGGTCCCCTGCCCCCTGAGGGCTGCCACTTGTTCCTCATCCACTGCTTTGCCCTAGCACCTTCCTCGTGGTTCTGGGTGGAGCTCGATAGACCCCTGGGCACAGGGACCCCCAGCCCCTGACTCAGCCTGGCAGGGAGTACAGCCACTGTGCAGTTTGGCCTGAGGGTGAGAGTGGGGAGGACTGCCCAGTGGACATGAATGAGTGGCTGCTCTCCAGCCTCTACCTCTATCGGGGTCGCGTCCCTGCAGCACGGCCAGGCGCTTGGCGAGGGCCAGGATCCGCTCCTGCCTTGTGTTCTCCTCCCGAAGCGTGACTGCTGCCTCAGCCAGcagcctcctcttctcctcctccagggaCCAGGTGGCCTGTCCCTTGCAGCTGGTGCTCTGGGCCCCTGGGTCCCCCTGGTTGAGGTCATTCTGGATAGAGGCGGCTGGAAAGGGTGATGCATTCAGGGAGGCAGACATTTCAGGATCTCTCATCAGAAACCACTGAGCCCGTTTCTcaacgttttaaaaaaaaacacagattgggtttccctggtggtgcagtggttgagagtccgcctgccgatgcaggggacacgggttcgtgtcccggtctgggaagatcccacatgccgaggagtggctgggcccgtgagccgtggccgctgagcctgcgcgtccggagcctgtgctccgcaacgggagaagccacaacagtgagaggcccgcgtaccgaaaaaaaaaaaaaaacccacagattaTCAGCTTTTTGTTCAACAATAGCTCCTGTGgtttatattacaaataaaattagtATTTCCTCCATTATCCCAAATGTAAAAAACTAGTAATCTtagacatttctttttcaattatatcCATCCCACCCACCTGATATTTTAACATGCTGCCCTTAGGGTAGTTGCCCCATGGTATGAGAATCACTGCCCAAAAGGAGCAGGATATGGGGAGGTCAAGGTCCAGCCAGGCTCTCTGCCTTACAGGCTGGAATCAGCATTTCCAGGGAGCAGCGCAGAGAGGACATGAGGGAAGCTGAGGTCTTGAACGTCACTAGGCAGGAAGAATTTTACCAGAGTGGGTGTGGCTCTGACATGGTGACCTTTAGCTCAGAGTTTCAGAGTAAGATGTTTGAAGTCAGTCGGCTtcgggttcaagtcccagctttgctacttaatagctgtgtgaccttggtcaagttccTTAAGCTcaccaggcctcagtttcctcatttatcaaATACGGATAATAACAGTTATTATAGGATTACTGAGGCTATTCAGTGAGATTGTATCTCtaaagcagggtttttttttttttttttttttttttttttattttttttttttccatgccactctctcgctttgtcccagtaAAGCAGGGTTTCTTAATCTTGGttctattgacattttggacaggATActggcataccttgttttattgagcTTCGGTTTATTGCGCTTCACagacactgccttttttttttttttttttttttacaaattgaaggtttgtggcagccctatgttgtcagatgatggttagcaatttttagcaataaaatatttttaaattaaggtatgtacattgtttttctaaacatgctattgtacacttaatagactacagtatcaTGTACATAATTTTTACACGcaccaggaaaccaaaaaatttgtgtgactcactttattgcagtggtattcaactgaacctgcaatatctctgaggcatGCCTGTAATTCTTTGTTGCAGGGTTGTCCTGTGTATGTacgatgtttagcagcatccttagcctctgctcactagatgccagtggtaCCCTATGAGTTGTGACACCCAAAAAGTCTGCAGACGTTGCCAAATGGGCCCTGGAGGGAAAATCATccatggttgagaaccactgctctgaagcttttgaacagcagtgtccaaaagaattttttaagatGATGGGATCATTCCATATCATGTCTGTATTTGTGCTGTCCAAGATTGTAGCCATGAGCCACTTGTGGCTacggagcacttgaaatgtggctggtaccactgaggaactgaatcttaaattgtatttaatttcaaCTAAACGTAAAtagcctcttcctcctctttgtcatcatcatcatcgttgtAGAGAACATTCACTAAGCatttactatgagccaggcaggGTCCTAAGCGCTACTGGATTAGCTCATTTCCTCCTCATGACTTCCCTGTGAGGTAGGTTTTACCACACattcctccattttacagatgaggaaagtgagacttAGGTCAAGTAACGTGCcgagggtcacacagctagtaagaggtagAAAAGGGAATCACTGTCTGAGCCTAAAGCCCACATGCTTATCCACTAGGCCTACACTGGCTCCCACTggagtaaacactcaataaatggtagcctTTGTAATGTTGACTATTCTCTGATTGATGTTCACCTCCCAGAGCGTGGGCAGCAGAGCCTCTCCCACCTGGGGAAAGAGTCAGGGCAGATCCCTGGGGGAGCTAGGTGGAGAAGATACCTGGGCCTCCTCGTTCCCAGCTCTCATCAATAGCCACCTCCGCTGCTAGCTCTGTCAGCAGATCCTGTGCCTGCTGGGCCTGGGTCCTGGTGTCTGGTGGCTGATGTGCCTGCTCAGAGGAGGGAACCTCAGTGGGGAGCAGCGTAGGCAGGAAGCCACACCATAAGGCTCAGAACAGTTTTAGGTCAGGGGTGGATGCTGAGGAGTTCCCAAAGCTCAGGGAAAGGGGACAATTCCAGAGCCCACATAATCAAATAGGTCTGGCAGTCCCCAGCAGGACCAAGGGGCCACTCTTTCCTGCCCCACCCAATCCTGCTGCCTGTCCCTGGTTCCTTGGTCTGGCAGCAGGCCTCAGGAGCAGGAGGTACTCCTGCAAAGTATCTAAGCATATACGTATCTGGGCTTCTACTGGGTCCTCGTCCCAGGGCCTCCATCCCTCCAAAGCCACAGCACTCACCAGCTGGGGGGTCTGAGAAGGTGGAACTCTGCCCTGCAGTGAAGCAAGCCGTGCCTCCATCTCCTGGGTGGAAGGGATGGAACCCTGGGGTGCATCCCTCAGTGCAACTAGCCTGGCTTCTATCTCTGCCTGCGAGGGCACTGACTCTGCAATTGGCATAGAGAAGCCTTGTAAGATCCAGAGGAATCCTAGTCCCACGAGCCCTGAATAGTGTCTTTTCCACCCTGTCTGCCCCCACTCACTGGGCTTGTTCTCCTGGCGGAGCCGTGCTAGGCGCTCAGCAATGACTTGGTCTTGCTGGGTCAGTCCATGGCTCTGGGGAGTGTTGGGCTTCTGCTTGGCTTCCAAGGCTGCCACACGCCTGGCAGGATATGAGATAGAGGCTCTTAAAGAATGCAGAAGGGAGGGGTGAAGGCACTCACTGTTTCCCATTCAAATCATTTCTAGGCAGCTAGGGAGGCCTCCAACAGACAATTTTCTGTGGCGCTGGCTCATGTCACCCTGCAGCCCAACCCAGCTGACCGACGGGAGAGTCCAGATGAGAGGGTGAGGTCTACCAAGAATCTTTTCTGGGGAAAGGACTGGTGAGCTGCTTTCTAAGCCCAAGAGGGCAGTCAGGAGCCTGAGAGGTAGATATTTTCCTGATCCTGTGCTCATTTGATCTGTAGGCTGGGAAGAGACTCCTACCCTATGGCTCCCTTGTCCTTTCCCCATCCCCATTTGTCTCTGTCCCTTCAGCACTTACTTCTTATAGTTCTGAGGTGGTGACCACTTGGAGGCATTGGCAGGAGCAGATCCTCTATAGAGAAGAAATCTGGTGTCAGAAGTCACCTGCCATCTGCCTGTCAgtgtcccccaccccaaacacTTCCTGGGCTGACTCTAGACATAGAGCACAAGGCTGTGAGGCCTAGCCATCTGCCTGCTGCCATGCTTGGCTGAACCCTCGACCATATTGGCTTCTCACCTGGTCAGAACCTCATGGCACTGCTTGCAGACTTTCTGTTGGGTGTTTCCAGCCCGGGGAACTGCTGCACTGAAGCTAAGGCAGCCGGAACAGAAGACCCGGCCACAGTTCTTACAGCCGTACTACAAGAAACATGAAGCAAGGGATCTACCTCTCACCTGCCCCTGCAGGCTCCTCCCTGGGACtctccaaacacacacagagagcaGACACTGGAGTTGTGACCAGCTGCTGGGAGGAGGATGAGGAGTGGGGCCCCTAAGGACTGGGGAGAGACAGGGGTGGAGGGTAAAGCGATTCCTCAGTCTCCAGTATTCTATTCAAATCTCGAAAGCTTCATGCAAAATTCCCATGCTTTCTACTCTGTCTTCAATTCCCTGACACTGGAGTGTAAAAGACAAATAGGCAAAGCCCCATGCTTCAGGTCACTGACTCTTCAAAAAGGAGAAACAGTGCAGAGCCCATGCCTTCTCTGCTCTAGCAGAGATGAAAGGAGGCTTGACTCAGAATGGGATGGTAACAGTAGCAGCctccatttattaagcatttactgtgtgccaggcactaaacTCAGTACTTAACTTTCACCacctgatttaatcctcacaatttaTACACACTATCTTACTTATTCCTGATGACCaccattattattcctattttaaacgGGGTCAGAGAGGTTACACGACTTGCCCAAATCAAGGTCACCCCATGAATGACAGCAGAGCTCAAATTTGGATCCTGACCACTTTGACTCCAAAACCCAGGTTTCTGAGTGCTACGTGGATCTGCTTCCCTACCTGCTATTCATTCATCCTATCTGGTTCCTATCTCCTGGTCACAACTGAGGCTGAGGAAGCCTGCAGTTTACCAGGGAAACTTGGCAGGTCTGGCCTGAGGACAAGTGAGACTTTGCCATGGTGCCCTGGGGCAGGAGAAAGGGCAGTAATCTAACTCAAGAAACCGGGGAAGGGCTTGCAGGTGACGGTTTCAGAGCAGAGAGAGCAAAGGGCGTGGTGTGATGGAGAGTAGGCTGTGGAGAAGCAGAGTGGAGGGAAGGAAACAGCCGGATCCTACACTTGGCAGACAGAAAAGCCTAGATTTCCAAAAATGACAGGAGCCCAATTTACAGTTTATGGGGGACCTCTCACCTCCAGCACCTCACTGGACCCTCACACCAACCCCGAAAGCGAGGGAGTGTTAGCCCCactttatagaaatggaaactgaggctcagtgacttCATCAAAACCACACACCTGGAGAGGGCCCGTAAAAACAAGTCTGCGAACTGCAAGTCCTGTGCATTTCCCTCTACTCCGCGCCCTCCCCTAGCCCTCTAGCCCCCGGGGAGAGAAGACTCGCCTCCTTCTTGAAGAGGGTGAACTTGACAGCGCAGCCGTAGCACCTATTCTCCATCGTGGTTGTCTGCGCGGCGCGGCAAGGCCGGCGGAGCTGAGCTCCTGCGGCTCATATCCAGGACCCCGTGCACCCTCACCCAACCCCGCCGTTACTCTCCACGCCCACTCGCGCGGGCCAACCGAGGCCTCCGACAGGAGAATCACTACGGTCACCTCAGCCCGAGAGCACCAGCGGCGGACGCGAGGGCTGTTGGGAGTCGTAGTTCATTCACTAGTGCCCGCTTCCCTCAGAGGCAGTCAAGCCTAGTTCAGATCACGACATTTCCCAGGAGGCTAAGCGCCTTCCTCAGGCTTGGGTTGGGGGGGGTCGATAGTCCCCGGGAATCCCCACACGCTTAGGCTCTTGGGAGTTGTGGTACTAATCCAGTCAGGGTTGGAACCATGGCGGTGACCAAGGAGCTCTTACAGATGGACCTGTACGCGTTATTAGGTATCGAGGAGAAGGCGACGGACAAAGAGGTGAGAACTGGGGCGAGGAGGGCCGATCCCGAGCGACCTGGCGGGCTTTCCCGTCTTGGCGCCTCGCCCGCGGCTGGCACCACCAGCTTTCCACGTTCGGCCGGGCCCTGAGTGGGGAGCGAGGGGCGGCCCGACGGCCTCAGGTGGGTTCCCAGACCTTTCCTGAATGGTCTGAGGGCCTCACGAGGAAGAGGGGGCACGAGAGGGAGGCTCCTAGCGCGGGGAACTGTACTGTGCTCTCCCCGTGGCCCTTGCCTAGAATGGGCCGCGGGTGAGTCTGTGAGACAACCCTAGCCTACTTCCTGCGCCTGCGCAGTGTCAGCCTTCGATTCCGCATCTATCTAAACTGTGGCAGGGGGAGCTTCATTGTCTCTCTTTTGCTGGCTGATTTAACTCTGCTTAGAGCCTAGGGCGGAAGAAAGGCCAGGTCTCAAGgctcctccatttctttttcatacccTCCGTGGCAGTGTGACCTATGACTCTGccatctctattttctttttacatcccAGCCCTTTGACTCTTTTCAAGTAGTAGATGCTCAGGTGTTGCCCTCTCACCATGTGCTAGTGGGCCAAAATCAGGAGGATCAGAAGGATAAGGCAGATGACCTAGAGTTTCACGGGAAGGCGTTGATAGATGTGTCAGGGAGTGGGACACTGATCAAGCTGTAATTAAGATTTATGTTACTTTCCCCTGGATTATGGTGGTAGCTGTAGCAGTGTAGGAAGGGGAGGCAGATAAGCCACCAGATGGAAATTAATGCCTGCAGATGCCCCTGTACCTCCAGGCTGCTCTGCTCATCGGCAGAGCTTGTGAGAAGAGGAAGCTCTGGGGCAGAAAAGCAGGGAGACCCATAGGGCCCTTGTGGAGGGATACTGTCAGCCTGTACAGAACTGTTCCCTGCAGCTGCAGCTGAAATCAGAAGTGGGCCATGGGGATGTATACACAGCACCAAAAGCATCTGTTACACCTATCTCATAAGTCTAAATGTTCACTGTTAATAATGCCTAACACCTATATAATACTATGTGCTGGACACTATTCTAAGTGTTCTA
It encodes the following:
- the ZFYVE19 gene encoding abscission/NoCut checkpoint regulator isoform X1 encodes the protein MENRCYGCAVKFTLFKKEYGCKNCGRVFCSGCLSFSAAVPRAGNTQQKVCKQCHEVLTRGSAPANASKWSPPQNYKKRVAALEAKQKPNTPQSHGLTQQDQVIAERLARLRQENKPKSVPSQAEIEARLVALRDAPQGSIPSTQEMEARLASLQGRVPPSQTPQLAHQPPDTRTQAQQAQDLLTELAAEVAIDESWERGGPAASIQNDLNQGDPGAQSTSCKGQATWSLEEEKRRLLAEAAVTLREENTRQERILALAKRLAVLQGRDPDRVTLQDYRLPDSDDEEDEETAIQRVLQQSQLSDPKPNPAGQSLRPWPPGLRLRKRSSPGAVSAMRMPPCAVLAVTETSTVSAASGKAMMPLTLKSTRHLPTTPSIKAESTEGTLVLPGRPSYRQSHKLGCPPGHLMGEHVRLDCL
- the ZFYVE19 gene encoding abscission/NoCut checkpoint regulator isoform X2; this encodes MENRCYGCAVKFTLFKKEYGCKNCGRVFCSGCLSFSAAVPRAGNTQQKVCKQCHEVLTRGSAPANASKWSPPQNYKKRVAALEAKQKPNTPQSHGLTQQDQVIAERLARLRQENKPKSVPSQAEIEARLVALRDAPQGSIPSTQEMEARLASLQGRVPPSQTPQLAHQPPDTRTQAQQAQDLLTELAAEVAIDESWERGGPAASIQNDLNQGDPGAQSTSCKGQATWSLEEEKRRLLAEAAVTLREENTRQERILALAKRLAVLQGRDPDRVTLQDYRLPDSDDEEDEETAIQRVLQQLTEEAALDEASGFNIPAEPALRPQAQSCRAEPEAVAARPEAEEEELPWCCICNEDATLRCASCDGDLYCVRCFREGHDAFDLKEHQTSAYHPQHKSREH
- the ZFYVE19 gene encoding abscission/NoCut checkpoint regulator isoform X3, with the translated sequence MENRCYGCAVKFTLFKKEYGCKNCGRVFCSGCLSFSAAVPRAGNTQQKVCKQCHEVLTRRVAALEAKQKPNTPQSHGLTQQDQVIAERLARLRQENKPKSVPSQAEIEARLVALRDAPQGSIPSTQEMEARLASLQGRVPPSQTPQLAHQPPDTRTQAQQAQDLLTELAAEVAIDESWERGGPAASIQNDLNQGDPGAQSTSCKGQATWSLEEEKRRLLAEAAVTLREENTRQERILALAKRLAVLQGRDPDRVTLQDYRLPDSDDEEDEETAIQRVLQQLTEEAALDEASGFNIPAEPALRPQAQSCRAEPEAVAARPEAEEEELPWCCICNEDATLRCASCDGDLYCVRCFREGHDAFDLKEHQTSAYHPQHKSREH